A section of the Paenibacillus aurantius genome encodes:
- a CDS encoding MFS transporter — protein sequence MHSASIPTEKSVSPSLIFILAAACGIIAANLYYAQPLIGSIGSTIGLSSGAAALIVTLTQVGYGIGLLFIVPLGDILENRKLILSSLLLTAAVLTIAAVIKNAILFLTASLVIGVGSVAAQILVPYAAHLSPEAVRGRNVGNVMSGLLLGNMLARPISSLVAEYMGWRAIYFISAALIFALALVLAKALPSRKPSTATAYPALLHSMLHLLKATPALRRRAIYHACVFGTFSLFWTTVPLVLTSPPFHFTQKEVALFALVGVMGAIVAPAAGRMADRGWVRPATGWALAIVIFSGLLPLLVPSSSSLAVPILVVAAILLDMGVSANMVLGQRVIFSLGAEFRSRLNGLYMAIFFLGGAIGSAAGGWAYATGGWEAALLIGIALPAIAMAYYATEFFEIKEGKSH from the coding sequence ATGCATTCAGCTTCCATTCCAACGGAAAAATCGGTTTCGCCATCGCTTATTTTTATCCTGGCAGCCGCTTGCGGTATCATAGCGGCCAATCTTTATTATGCTCAACCATTGATAGGCTCGATCGGTTCGACCATCGGGCTCTCCTCCGGGGCTGCCGCACTCATCGTTACGTTGACTCAAGTCGGCTACGGGATCGGTTTGTTATTTATCGTACCGTTGGGAGACATCCTGGAAAATCGTAAGTTGATCCTTTCCTCATTGCTCCTTACAGCCGCCGTTTTGACAATTGCCGCTGTAATCAAAAACGCCATCCTGTTCCTCACCGCTTCACTCGTGATCGGAGTAGGTTCCGTAGCAGCACAAATCCTTGTGCCGTATGCGGCTCATCTATCGCCTGAAGCCGTGCGCGGTCGCAATGTGGGCAACGTCATGAGCGGGCTGCTTCTGGGGAATATGCTCGCGCGTCCCATTTCAAGCTTGGTGGCGGAGTATATGGGCTGGCGCGCCATATATTTCATCTCAGCAGCATTGATTTTCGCGCTGGCTCTTGTATTGGCAAAGGCACTACCCTCAAGGAAGCCTTCGACCGCTACAGCTTACCCGGCGCTGCTGCACTCCATGCTCCATCTGCTGAAGGCGACACCGGCATTGCGCCGGAGGGCAATTTATCATGCTTGTGTATTCGGAACGTTCAGTTTGTTTTGGACTACCGTTCCTTTGGTATTGACAAGCCCGCCGTTTCATTTCACTCAGAAGGAGGTCGCTCTGTTCGCATTAGTCGGGGTAATGGGGGCCATTGTGGCGCCAGCGGCGGGCCGCATGGCAGACCGTGGATGGGTTCGCCCGGCTACGGGATGGGCATTGGCCATCGTCATCTTTTCCGGGTTGCTTCCCTTGCTGGTTCCATCAAGTTCTTCACTCGCCGTCCCCATCCTCGTAGTTGCGGCGATTTTACTTGACATGGGGGTTTCCGCCAACATGGTTCTCGGGCAGCGGGTGATTTTCTCTTTAGGAGCGGAATTCCGCAGTAGGCTTAACGGTTTGTATATGGCCATTTTCTTTTTAGGGGGCGCTATTGGCTCAGCGGCAGGGGGATGGGCTTACGCAACGGGGGGCTGGGAGGCGGCACTGCTGATCGGAATCGCCTTACCGGCCATCGCCATGGCGTATTATGCGACGGAGTTTTTCGAGATTAAGGAAGGTAAATCTCATTGA